One genomic region from Uloborus diversus isolate 005 chromosome 2, Udiv.v.3.1, whole genome shotgun sequence encodes:
- the LOC129217785 gene encoding calcium and integrin-binding protein 1-like — MFTEQDMLDYQTLTYLSSEQILTVHKKFQSLDPRSTEGEKNPILPIETVLQCPELRVNPFKDRIVKVFCSNPSYMSFEEFLDMMSVFSDKTPMNVKAQFAFKIYDFDDDDMISREDVAELINRLKGDNEMNDEDMEQILENVMSEADIDADGFVTYPEFEHMIAKCPEFMHSFRIRM; from the coding sequence ATGTTTACAGAACAAGACATGCTCGATTATCAAACCCTTACATATCTGTCTTCTGAGCAGATACTGACTGTGCACAAGAAATTCCAATCGCTGGACCCGAGGTCGACTGAAGGTGAGAAAAATCCAATTTTACCAATTGAGACTGTACTGCAGTGTCCTGAACTTCGAGTCAACCCGTTTAAGGATCGCATAGTGAAAGTGTTTTGCTCCAACCCCTCTTACATGTCCTTCGAAGAGTTTCTGGACATGATGTCTGTATTCAGTGATAAAACGCCAATGAACGTGAAAGCGCAGTTCGCTTTCAAAATTTACGATTTCGATGACGACGATATGATATCCAGAGAGGATGTCGCCGAGTTGATTAATCGATTGAAGGGGGATAACGAAATGAATGACGAAGATATGGAACAGATATTGGAGAACGTAATGTCAGAAGCAGACATTGATGCAGATGGTTTCGTTACGTATCCGGAGTTCGAGCATATGATTGCCAAATGTCCTGAATTTATGCATTCATTTAGGATTCGTATGTAG